One Candidatus Obscuribacterales bacterium genomic window carries:
- the tgt gene encoding tRNA guanosine(34) transglycosylase Tgt, with amino-acid sequence MGFSFECQGQCSTTHARAGVFHTPHGAVETPRFMPVGTLANVKTVTPAQLKATGAQMVLANTYHLHLQPGEEIVEEAGGLHQFMQWHGPMLTDSGGFQVFSLSDMRVIEEEGVTFRSPRDGRMIHLTPERSIQIQNALGADVIMAFDECPPYPATYEAVAAATERTYRWLKRCITAHQRPDQALFGIVQGGVHLDLRQQAARNLVELDLPGYAIGGVSVGEPAEFIEPIVKATAPLLPLNKPRYLMGVGSYREMAQAIAAGVDLFDCVIPTRLGRHGNALVKGDRWNLKNARFRRDYEPVDAECPCYTCQTFTRAYICHLLRSQEALAYTLISIHNITELIRFTQRIRESILSDRFTTDFAHWLQPKGDR; translated from the coding sequence GTGGGATTTTCGTTTGAATGTCAAGGACAATGCAGCACCACCCATGCTCGGGCAGGCGTGTTTCATACGCCCCATGGTGCCGTTGAAACCCCACGGTTTATGCCTGTGGGCACATTAGCCAATGTCAAAACCGTGACGCCAGCCCAGCTCAAGGCGACCGGAGCCCAGATGGTGCTGGCCAATACCTACCATCTGCATCTCCAGCCCGGCGAGGAGATTGTGGAAGAAGCCGGCGGGCTGCACCAGTTTATGCAGTGGCATGGGCCCATGCTGACCGACTCGGGTGGCTTTCAGGTTTTCAGCCTCAGCGACATGCGGGTGATTGAGGAAGAAGGGGTGACCTTCCGATCGCCTCGGGATGGACGAATGATTCACCTCACCCCGGAGCGCTCGATCCAGATCCAGAATGCGTTGGGGGCAGATGTGATCATGGCCTTTGATGAATGCCCGCCCTACCCTGCCACCTACGAAGCCGTGGCCGCCGCCACCGAGCGCACCTACCGCTGGCTGAAGCGCTGCATCACCGCTCACCAACGCCCCGACCAAGCGTTGTTCGGCATTGTCCAAGGCGGCGTTCACCTTGATTTACGCCAGCAGGCCGCGCGCAATTTAGTGGAGCTCGATCTGCCCGGCTATGCTATCGGCGGCGTCAGCGTAGGCGAACCAGCAGAATTTATCGAGCCGATTGTCAAGGCAACCGCGCCTCTGCTGCCCTTGAACAAGCCACGCTACCTGATGGGTGTGGGCAGCTACCGAGAAATGGCCCAGGCGATCGCTGCTGGCGTAGACTTGTTTGACTGCGTGATTCCCACCCGATTAGGTCGCCATGGTAATGCCTTAGTCAAGGGCGATCGCTGGAATTTGAAAAACGCTAGATTTCGCCGCGACTATGAACCCGTTGATGCTGAATGCCCCTGCTATACCTGCCAGACGTTCACCCGCGCCTACATCTGCCATCTGCTGCGATCGCAGGAAGCCCTAGCCTATACGCTCATCTCTATCCACAACATCACAGAGCTGATACGCTTTACCCAGCGCATCCGCGAGTCTATCCTCAGCGATCGCTTCACCACAGACTTTGCCCATTGGCTACAGCCCAAGGGCGATCGCTGA
- a CDS encoding ELWxxDGT repeat protein yields MSTNPGNTFESAPLVNISNVLREFENNLGPSSRSDWFKFRTNRNRSFFYADLYNLQANVDLVLFNRNRQVVARSIRKGTQVELIRLGANDDQSPRRPPLPPGVYYMRVFTRGRRPTSYTLRMASARAPRTIDDPEPPPNGGGGGIGGQNSVLVRDINPGELSALALRTDFVVLNDDLYFSADDGRNGRELWRSDGTNAGTQLVVDINRGAESSNPTNLTVFNNFIYFSADDGTGEGIELWRTDGTRNGTQLVADINRGQDSSSPSSFAVVGDTLYFAADDGRTGRELWRVTENNQVSQVADINRGTGSSSPNWLVEFDNALYFSASNGRDGVELWRSNGTIAGTVQVADLNPGDLSSSPSELTVVGDRLYFAADNGRDGRELWRLDSVSNSNRPVLAVDLNPGQVGSNPTDLIEFDNRLYFAADDGRDGRELWRSDGTTAGTRLVADINTNFDEGSSPAQFAVVNDRLYFAADDGRGDGRELWRSDGTAGGTTQVDDIGGDQGSNPSSLIGIDDVLYFVANDGTRGLELWRFNT; encoded by the coding sequence ATGAGCACTAACCCAGGAAATACCTTTGAATCGGCCCCGCTGGTTAACATCAGCAATGTTTTGAGGGAGTTTGAGAATAACCTCGGGCCAAGCAGCCGCAGTGACTGGTTTAAGTTCCGCACCAATCGCAACCGCAGTTTCTTTTATGCGGATCTTTATAACCTGCAAGCCAACGTAGATCTTGTTCTATTTAATCGCAATCGCCAAGTAGTGGCGCGATCGATTCGTAAAGGCACACAGGTGGAACTAATCCGCCTAGGGGCTAATGACGATCAATCACCTCGACGGCCGCCTTTGCCGCCCGGTGTCTATTACATGCGAGTGTTTACGCGGGGTCGTCGGCCGACGTCCTACACCTTAAGAATGGCATCGGCCCGTGCGCCCAGAACCATTGATGATCCAGAACCACCGCCCAATGGTGGCGGTGGCGGCATTGGGGGACAAAACTCAGTGTTGGTGCGGGATATTAATCCGGGGGAACTGTCTGCTCTTGCCCTTCGTACAGACTTCGTGGTTCTGAATGATGATCTCTATTTTTCTGCCGATGATGGCCGTAATGGTCGCGAGTTGTGGCGATCGGATGGCACCAACGCGGGTACCCAACTGGTCGTAGATATTAATCGAGGGGCGGAGTCATCGAATCCTACCAATCTCACGGTATTCAATAATTTCATCTATTTCTCTGCCGATGATGGTACCGGTGAGGGGATTGAGCTTTGGCGGACAGATGGCACTCGCAATGGCACTCAACTGGTTGCAGATATTAACCGAGGACAGGACAGTTCTAGCCCCTCTAGTTTTGCAGTGGTAGGTGATACTCTGTATTTTGCTGCCGATGATGGCCGTACAGGGCGAGAACTGTGGCGCGTGACTGAAAACAATCAGGTCAGTCAAGTTGCAGATATTAATCGAGGTACAGGAAGTTCGAGCCCCAATTGGCTGGTGGAGTTTGACAACGCGCTTTATTTTTCTGCCAGTAATGGGCGGGATGGTGTTGAACTATGGCGCAGCAATGGAACGATTGCTGGAACCGTCCAGGTAGCGGATTTAAATCCTGGAGACCTATCGTCATCCCCTAGTGAGCTAACGGTGGTGGGCGATCGCCTTTACTTTGCGGCGGATAACGGGCGGGATGGTCGAGAACTCTGGCGGCTTGATAGCGTTAGCAATAGCAACCGGCCTGTGTTAGCGGTTGATCTCAATCCAGGACAGGTGGGCTCCAATCCAACAGATTTAATTGAGTTTGACAACCGTCTGTACTTTGCGGCGGATGATGGGCGTGATGGTCGAGAACTCTGGCGCTCGGATGGCACGACAGCTGGCACAAGGCTGGTCGCTGATATCAACACCAATTTCGATGAAGGATCGAGTCCTGCTCAGTTTGCTGTGGTCAACGATCGCCTCTATTTTGCGGCGGATGATGGCCGGGGTGATGGCCGAGAACTGTGGCGCTCAGACGGTACGGCGGGCGGTACAACCCAAGTAGACGACATTGGCGGCGATCAGGGTTCAAATCCTAGCAGCTTGATTGGGATTGATGATGTCCTCTACTTCGTGGCTAATGATGGCACTCGGGGCCTAGAGCTATGGCGCTTCAACACCTAG